Genomic DNA from Klebsiella variicola:
CGGTCCCAATAACGAGGATGTCATCAAAGGTATCTGACGGTGACACAGTGGTCGCTCTTGAACGCTGAACTCTGAACGGTGTTCCCGAGCCAACGGCAATTGTCCCGCCTTGCCCCTGTTTTTTGAGCAGAGCCAGATCTGAGTTCTTACCGAGAATAAAACCGGCATTATCGCTGGTTATAACCTGCGAGCCGTCGAGTTTGTTTCCTCCGGTGAGTTTTGCCAGCGCGTTAAGATCCGATGCCTTCGCCATCCCGCCTATCGCCGGCACGGTTACCTGCTTTCCTGTGATCGGGTCAGTCAGGGTGATATTGCCGCTGCCGGTCAGGGCCATCGACCAGCCCTCCACCACACTACGCCAGAATGCAAATGCGCTGGCCAGCTGGTTAGCAAACGACGAGGTACTGGCGGTTTCAGCGGTAATAATGCCGTAACTGGCGCCGGAAAATGCGGTGGTGATATTCCGGGTCAGCGTCAGCTGCGTGTCACTGTCCACGGATTTGATCGCATACAGGTCAGCACTACCGCTGCGGTAGACCACCAGAATCGACCCCGGCTGTATCCCCAGCGCCACCTGTGCCCACTTTGTTGTCGCTCCTGTCACCCGCGCCTGAGATGCTGCGCCCGTGACGGTGCCGACTTCATACATCGCCATAATAAAGTTCCTCCTGGATGGTTATCCCTGGAAAAAGAAAAGGCCCCTTGCGGGGCCTCTGTTAGCTGAATGAGTTGCTGTTTGTACGGAACGCCGTGGCGGTGATGTTCTGGATCGAGCAGCTATAGTCAATCGAAGCATCGTTGCCGCGCGCCTTGATAAAGAAGCTGACATTGTTGTTATCAGCCAGCAGATCAGCAGCGAAGCGGAATTCCTGAGTGAAGTCACCAGACTGGAAACCGCCGGCGTTGGCAAAGAAGCGACGTGTTACTTCCTGCCCGCCAATGTTGAACGTGATATCAACGGAATACGACTGCTGAACATTGCCCGCGCCAGTGAGCTGGTAAACCAGTGTGCACGACAGAACAATCGTCATCCCATATCCACGGTTCTGGTATGCCCCGTTACGCTGAACAGTCTGGTTGCGGCGGAAAGCCATATCATCGTAGCGGCGAGCTACTGCGATATCACCGATAAATGACTGAGCTTCCAGGGTGCCTTTGAACTTGCCGCTTGCCGCCTCAATGTGACCACGGAAGATCCCATTGTTGAACTGCGCCCCACCATCCTTGTTGATGCTCCAGCCGCGTGCCCCGTCAACAAAGTCATCCGAGCGGATCTCTTTGCCGATCTTCGCGTTCGTGATGGAACCGTCCGCGATTTTGGTTGAGGTCAGGGAACTGTTTTTGATACGTGCCGTATCGATATACAGTTCATTGCCTTCGGCAATCATCACCGGCACTGCCGTCGCATTGTTACGGTTAAACAGCGAGAAGCGGTCGGCGTAGAGGATCATGTCGCTCGTTTCACCATTGCTGCCCAGCGTAATCCCCGCGCCAACATTCTTCCCGTTAACCGTCTCAACCTTCATCGACCACAGCGAACTCACCGTACCATTCACATCCGCCACGGTTTTGGCGGTGTTCTGAACGGAAGCGCTGAGATCCCCGACACTGGATGTCAGGGTCGTCTGCTGCGTTGCCAGCGCCTCCAGTGCCGTTGCATGCGTCTGCTGGGTACTGGTGATACTGGCCACCGATTTAATCGTGTTGTCCAGCGTCGTCTGGTTTTTGATGTTGGCGGCCGCCTGCGCGTCAATCTGCGACTGAAGCGAGGTATTCAGGCTGACCTGTGTGCTCTGGCTGTCGCTCAGCGTCTTCGCCATGTTATCGACGCGGGAGTTGGCGTTATCCACTTTCGTAGCCAGTGCCGTCTGCTGCTGCGCCTGGGCAGTGATTTTCCCTTCGGCATCCGTTACGCGCGCCGTCAGGCCACTCACGGCGCTCGCCGTCGCGTCAGAGGCATCCTGTGCTGCTTTCGCATCGGTAACATCCGTGATGACCAGATCGTCGATATACAGTGAATAGCCAGGGGTACCGTTGCCGGTGGCGCCACGGGTGGAGATCCAGACCACCGCGCGTGTTCTGCCCGCCCCGTTGTTACTGGCGATACCCGTGAATTTCACCCATTTATCGCGCGCGCCCAGAGATGCTTCGCTGACAGTGACCGCCGCCTGCCAGGCATTTTGCCCGGCAGCATTCTGTGACTGGATACCGACCAGCGTTGTCCACCCGGAGGAGGGCGCCTGATCCGCCGGCATCATGGCCCAGAACTCAAACCGGAACTTCGCGTCCTCACGGACTGACTGCCAGGTGCCAAGCTGTTTATCGCTGTTGCCGCCGTTGTTCTCATCCCGTCTCAACTTCAGGCTCTTATCGCCGGTGAATTTCTGAGACGCCACCACAACGGCGGTGCCGTTCCCGCCCAGCACCTGGCCATCGCTGTAGCTTTCAAACGTACCGTCAACCCACGGATTAGCTCCCTGAGTGCGGATGGTATTGATGGTGCTGGTCAGGGACGTGATGCTCTGCGACTGGCTGGTGATGGTGTTTTCCACCTGGCTGACGCGACCGGTCAGTGAACTCACCGCGGACGTGTCAGCCTTTTTACCCAGCTCAGTATTCATCGTGGTCAGGCTGTTCTGCAGACTGGTGAGCTGCTGCGACTGCGAATCCAGTTTACCCTCGGCAGACGTCATCCGGGTGGTCAGCCCGGTGACAGCGCTTTGCTCTGCTTTCTGACTGACCGCCGCATTTGTGACAGCCAGATCGCCGCTGAGTTTCGTCAGCTGCTGCGCCTGGGTGGTGATAGCCCCTTCCGCAGCGGTGACGCGGGTATTCATCTGAGAGATAGCCCCGGCATTAGCCGCGATATCCTTTTCATCCGTAACATCGAGGACATGGAAATCATCAAAATACATTGCCCCCGCGCTGAGGAAGGTTGTCAGCTGGAAACTGGCCGTCGTGGTCTTCGTGGCTTTCCAGTCAAACGTTACCAGTTGCCAGCCAGAACTAAACGGTCCGTAGTTTGAGCCGACCAGCAGGCCAGTGCTGTCGGCCACACGAAACTTCGTGTTACCCGCATCTTTAATCGTGGTCCCCGGGTCCTGCTTCGCCCATACCCCCATGCGGTAGGTACGGCCCTGCGTGATACTGATTTCCTGTCCGACCAGGTTCGACTGGCCGGCGGACATTTTCAGCGCCTTGTTACCCGAGTGCGGAACCTGTAAATCGGCCACCGTCGCGGTACTGCTCCAGCCGGTAAAGCCCGCCGCGCCGCGCTCAAAACTGCCGTTGACAATGAGGTTGCCCGGCATTTTCCCGCTGGCGTCAATATCCGCTGCCGTCTGGCTCAGGCTGTTACTCAGTTTCGTCAGAGAATCCCCCTGCGCACTGAGTGTTTTGCCCTGCTCCGTGACCTGGTTCTGCAGGGTGTTCATCGCGCTTGCATCCGCTTTTTTGTTCACGTTCGCATTCGTCGTGGCCAGATCGCTGCTGAGTTTTGTCAGCGCGCTGTTAGCTGCCGCGATGTCATTCCCCTGCTGCGTCACCGTGCCCTGCAGCTGCGTCACCGCTGTCGTGTCAGCCTTTTTACTCACCGTATCGTTTGTCGACCGGAGGCTGTTCTCCAGCGAGGTGGTCCGCGTGCCGATGCTGCTGAGCGTATCGCCCTGCTGGCTAACCGTGGTGGTCAGTGAATCCACCGCTTTTGCAGTCGCATCTGCGGTTTTCTGCGCACTGTTCGCCACCGTCACGTTACGCATATGCCAGTCGGCAGCGTACCAGACGGTGCCGAACGGGCTGCTCTGATTAACCTGCAGGAACGGCCGCAGCAAGCTGGTATCGGATGGCACCGTAAAGCGCCAGGTGGTTCGTTTCCACGCGGAGGTGGTCTTAGTGTTGCCCCCGGACGCTTTCGCTCCGATGCCACCGGTGGCGGTAGTAGCCCGACCGATATAGAAGTTAAAGTCAGCACTGCCGGTACCACACGCTACCAGAGCAGACATTTCGAAAACGTCGCCCGGTGTCACGGCGATATTGTTGATTTTTGGCACATGGTCTCGCCCGGCCAGCCGGACGGCATACCTGAACGGGCAGTCAGCCGGCACACCATCGGCGGTGGTCTCCACCACGTCATAACCCATGCGGTCATACGCCGGATCAAATGACGGGTTTGGAATGTAATCATCCCCGGCAGCATTCCCGGCGTTCACCGCCGCCGTCAGGCTGACGATGTTGCTGTTGGCTGCCGTGAGGCCTGCCTCGGTTTTCTCCACTCGTCCGGTTAGCGAGTTCATCGCCGTCTGATCCGCTTTGCTGGCCACGTTCGCGTCTGTCTGCGTCAGCGCATTCCGGAGCTGGGTGATGTTCTGCGAATTGCTGACCACATCGTTGCCAATCTGGCTGACATTCGAGCTGAGCACGCCGGCTGCGTTTGCCAGCGCGGAAACCCCGAGACCGGAGTACATCTCAGCAACCTTGTCTGACAGCTTCAGACCCAGGTTGATATACGCCTGGCCGGTCCACTGATTCACCAGAAACTCAACGGTGTTCCAGCCGGCTTTCAGTTCAAAACTGACGGTATTCCAGCTGGCGTTACCCCAGGCGACCTGAACCCCATTCACAAATATGGCGCCGGTATCATCAAAAACCCTGGCGCCGGGCGCCAGTGTGATGGTGGTATCTGCGGCCACTTTCACCTGGCAGGAATACAGCGCGATCAGATAGCTGCCGGCGGATGTAAAGTCCAGTTTGGCCGCGTCGGCCACCTCATCCACGACCGTTGGCGCCACGGCGCGAACATCGCTGAATGACGGGACTGTCCCGGCGGTAGCCAGCTGCACAGGATAGAGTCGACGGGACCAGCGATTCGGTTGGCCATTGACCAGCTGATTCGACAGGCTGGTGATGCTGTCAGTATTGCTGCGAATATCCTGGCCGTTTTGCTCTACCTGCTGCGTTAAGGCAGTGACCGCAGCCGCTTCGGCTTTCTTCGCCAGCGCGGCATTTGTCGTGCCCAAATCGCTCGTCAGTTTCGTGATGGACTGACCCTGGCTGGTTATCCTGTCACCCTGCTGGGTAACAACAGACTGCAGCCCGCTCAGCGCCTCATTCGTACCAGCCAGGCCCGTTTCCGTCTGGCCAACCCGGTTAGTGAGCGATGTTAACGCGGCGCCCTGCGATGTCAGCGTGGCGCCCTGTTGCTCAACTTTCTGCGTCAGGGACGTCAGCGCGGCCGCATCGGCTTTTTTCCCGAGGCTGGTTTCAAGTCCACCGATACGGCTCGCCTGCGCGTTCTGCTCTGTCGTCAGAGAACTCAGTTCACCAGAAACAGCAGCTTTGTTGTCGTTAAACTGCGTCTGCAGGGACTCTCTGGCCTTAACTTCCGCCGAGATGGCGGTAACGCGCGCGGTTTTTTCCTGGTACAGCAGCCCGGAGGTGACTTTCTCCAGATCGCTCCCATCATAGGAGCCACGCATCTGCGCCGCCAGCGTGCTGCGTGCCTGCGCTTCGGCGGTCAGCGCGTTACTCAGCGTACTGCGCACATCCTGCAGAGCCGCCGTACTGGCGCCGGGTGCTGGCCGGCCAACGGCGATCCAGTCGAATTCGATAAAGTTGCTGGTATCCTGCTGGTTCGTCAGGTCCAGGCGAATACGATCAATGTTCCCTGTCCACGGAATATCACGCACCGTCAGGGTTGCCACCCCATCGGCATATTCCGGCTCAGCAACAATGTATCGCTTCGTGTTATTGAAGTTTTCGCCGGCAGACACCCAGCGGATCTCACCCGCCCAGACGGGTTTGCCGGTTTTACGAAAGCGCAGCATGATGAAACGGTACGCCGCACCATCGACAGCCAGCCCGCCAGGAGAGGTAATGTACGGATCGGTGGCGCTGTCCGCCGGGCGTAACCAGCCATCCTGTGACACACCCGGTACGCCGGCGCTGCCGGTCCAGCCCTCGGTCGTCTGATTGTTGAAATGCCAGATAACCTGCGAGTCGAACTGGATATTAGCGCCGGCAGCGAGGCTGGACATTTCCCGCGCCAGATTTTCATCGGCGGTCTTCATCACCTGAGTCAGGCTCTCGATACTCGCCTCAATCCCCTGCGTTGCCGCCAGCAGTTCATCAGCGGCCTGTGACGCCTTCGCGTTAACATCGGCGATACGATCCGCGGTCTCCTGCTTCACCGCACTGGTCAGCGTGGTGTTGACCTGAGACAGCGACTGCTTCAGGCCATTTTCGGCAGTCTTTATCTGCGCATTCAATGCGGCATCGCCATCGGCCAGCGTTTTGCTGACCCTGGCAATCTCCAGGTCGATGGTGGCGTTGATTTCCGCAGCGGTATCAGTGACTGACTGTCTTACCTGGGTGATGCTGTCGGTCAGCGACTTATTCACAGTTGCGATCTGCTTGTTCGCATCTGCGACGGCGGATTTTGCCTCCTGAACGCCTTTGTTTGCCTGAGCCAGACCAGAATCGAGAGCCTCATTGACCGAGGTGATCTCATCCGTGATGGTTTTATTCACGGTGGAGATCTTCCCGTCAACATCAGCAGTGATGCTTTTCGCCGATGCATCAATATCCTGGCTGACCTGCTTCGCCTGGTCTTCGGCTTCCTTACGCAGAGCTTCAGCGGTCTGCTCCAGTTCCTGCTGCGTATTGCGGATACCTTCCTGCGTTTCGCTAATGGTGCGCTGCGTTTCCTCCCAGGCAGCCGTATCCTTGATCGCGTCGGTCAGGTTTTCGTAGTAGTCATCAAAGTTATCGCTGGCCATCCCCTGGACCCAGCCGGTCCACGGGCTTTCATTGCCAAGACGATCCACAAGGCGCGCCCGGTACCAGAATTCGGCGCCCATACTGAGGCCCATCTGCTGATAGCTTTTCCCCGGATAGGCCACGTCTGATAACGGCATTGGCGCACTGCCGTCCTGATTTTTGCTGTACTGCAGTTCCGTGCGCAGCGTATCCCCGGAGCCGGTCGGGAACTCCCAGCTAACCTGGACCCCATGAACCAGCGAACGGGTTGCCAGCGCCAGCGGTGCCAGCGGCTCGCCGACCTTGCCGGTCAGGGTTTTCTCTTCGGAATACGCCCACCCGCTCGAAATCTCCGCCGCATTGATCGCGCGGACGCGAACCAGGTAACGACCGGCATAAATGCCGCTGACCTCAAACGAGGTGGTCGAGCTGCGCGGTACATTAATCCAGTTCCCGTCGTTACGGCGCCACTGCGCCTCGTAGGCAATAGCACCGTTGACCGCTGACCAGTTAACCTGCATCGTTTCGACGCTGATCCCCTGATTCACGACCGAGCGGGATGTGATGACAATATCGTCAGGAGGTGACTGGTTGCCCGCCGGCAATACGCTAACCGGGCGCTGGTCGATAATAGCGCCGGTATCGATGCGGGGGAATTTATCCGGGTCATGTGCCACGCCGGTGATCGTGAGGGTGGCATCGCTGTTCTCTTTTACCCCTGTAACCCGGTACTGCTGCAGGAAGAGGTCATCAGATTCTACGGCCCAGACGCATTCCCGTTCTGGCGTCTCACTGTACGCCGTTGTGACCGTAATCTGCCGGCGTCCGTTAACGGCCTGGATGGTCCGGCTCTGTGAGATCCCGGATGGCAGGTTTAGCTGGAGGCGGTCGCCAGGTTTGGCATCCACATCACGATCCAGCGTAATCACCCGGCCATTCACCGCGCTGATCCGCCCGCCATTGACCCGTCCGGCCAGCAACTCATCCGCCAGGGCAATGATATAACCGGGTTGAGGAATGCGACCGTCCAGCCCCACATCAAACTCAACGACCCGGTCTTTGTTGTTGGTCAGTATGCCCCACAGCCCCTTACGGTGGGCTTCGCTCTGGCGCGTACAGCCAATCGCGGTCATTTCGAGCTGGTTAAAACTGTAGCGGGAAACCAGTTCCGGGATAAACGCCGGCTCCATTGCATCAGCATAAGCATTATCCGGATCAGACCAGGAAACCAGGGCGTTGGTGTACCGAACCTGGCTGCTGCTGCTCGAATAACGGGGTTTGCCGACAATATTGGCGCGCGTATAGGTAAAATCGACATCACGCGGCATATCAGCCTGCACAACAATCTGCTCACCGTTCCAGCAAGTCATGCCCCGGAAAATGGCGGCAAAGTCTCGCAGCACGGTGTAAGCATCGTTGCGTTCCTGGACGTAGACGTTACAGGTATAGCGCGGCTCCATGCCGTCACCACCGCGCCCGTCAGGAACCAGCTGATCGCAGTACTGTGCAATCTGGTACAGCGTCCATTTCGAAATATTGGCGCTGCTCAGACGATTACCGAGACCAAAACGGTCAGCTGTAACAATGTCGTAATAGATCCAGGCCGGGTTATCCGTCCAGGCCCATTTAAACCCGCCGGTCCAGACGCCGGTATATTCGCGGGTTTCCGGATTGTAGTTATCTGGCACACGAATCACGCGCCCACGCGGCTCACAGGAAATTTGCGGAATGGAGCCATTAAACTGGCTGGAGTCGAACTCGATATAAAGCAGCGCGGTGTTGGGATAACGCAGCTTCGCGTCAATCACTTCGGTATAGCTCTGCAGCGTCATCACGTCGCCAGTTTTGACACTGTTTGCATCCGGAGAGATTTTTCGCAGGCGTAGCGTCCAGGTACTGCCGGCATGGGGCAGATCAATACGATGGCTCCGCTCATAACCGGAGGTGGTTTTACCCGTGACAGCGGTTTCCAGCACCGTCTGCCAGGCGCCACCGTCGGTCTGCAGGTCAATCGCATACTTGACGGTATTGCCCACCACGTCGCCGTCATCTTCCTGTTTCATCAGGGACGGCCATTTCAGGCGGACACGAACGGCAGAAAGCTGGGTATTAGTAAAGGTATGGGTCCAGGCTGTCTTGCTGGAAACTTCCGTTCCCACACTGATTTCATTTTCAGTGCCGGGAATACCCTGAATATAAGTCTGAGCCTGCGTGCCGGGTCGAAATTCCCAGGACACGCCACTGAAGTTTTGCGAACCATCAGCATTTTCAAGCGGGGTGCCATCAAGATAAATATCTTTACCGGTTAAACCACCTGCAAATTCACCCTCACCTAATGCGAGCAGAATTTTGGCTTTCGCAACGGACTGTAAATCATCCGGCTGTTCCGTCGGTGTACGCTGCTTTGAGCCGCCACCCTTGCGCCCTTTAATTATGTTATTTGCCATATTACGCCCATAAAAAAAGCCACCGCAAGGTGGCCTGAATTGGATGGTTTACTGAATAAAACTTATTGCTGGTCTTCTACGTAAATACCGGCAGATATAATGGCGCCGCCAATTCGGCGTTTGCCATAAAGCAAAGGGACCGGGTATCCCTGAGAGGCAGTATTCGTCACGCCCCCAAAGGCGTAGGACGCTTTATTGTCAGCGGATTCTTTTCGTGCCAGGCCAGCTGGCTGTGGAGAAAGCATTTGAACGACGCCGCCGAGCATCATCGCAGCCCCCATTTTATAACCAAATGCTGACACGGGGTTGCCAGGAACAAAGTAAGAGCCGACAGCAGAGGCAACAATAATAACTGCTCCAAGAATTGTTTGAAGCAGTCCCGCCTTTTTACTACCAATTAAAACAGGAACAATTCGGATGACTTCACCACCAACAGGAAATCCTAAATCATCCTTCCCAATATTTTTTTCACCCTTAAATACCGCATAGGTTAGTCCACGCTCTTTGCTGGTAATCATGAATTTTTCGAAGCCTGGTATCGTTGCCGATAATGCCTGCCCTGCTTCATGAACAGTGCTAATTAAACGATAGTGAATTTTCCCAAAAGTTTTACCTAATACTCCAGAAAGTATTATTTTGGTCATTGTTTCTTTCATTTGGCACCTAACAGAAAAAAGCAGCATTTCAAATGCTGCTTTTTATTTAACCTATTTTTGTTTGTCTGCCTTGATTATTAAATCACACTCTTCTTTATTAAGATCGCCACTTTGACCTATACTCCTCTCTATCCTGCAATCACGGGCAAATTTCCTTACGCCCATCCTTGCATATTTATCACCATTGCTTGAAAGGAGTTGATATATAAAGTCATCGTCTGACCTATTATATCGTTGTTGTGCATCCATTAATGCCATCATGAATGCCATGCGTTTTACATAAATATCGACAGTGGCGCTTTCTTTTAATTGCGGATGGCGTGATAAATAATCATCAACTGTTCCCGCAAAAGTTGATGATGCCAGAAGTAATGTGGCTCCGAAGATAGCTTTTTTCATTCCCTATATCCTTTTGCTGTTTCAACAAAAGGTTAACATAGAGAATGATATCGAACGATTTTCATTGTCCTTTCCATCCAGTACCCACCATACGGCACGCGCTTGCTGAGATGGCCATACAGGTGATGCAGCAGCAGGTTCCCTTCCAGCAGAATCCCGGCGTGGTTCCACTTATCCGCCTGCACCTGCATGATTACCATGTCACCCGGTTGCGGTGGACCATCAAACTCACGGAACCCGCATTCATACCAGCAGTCCTGATAAAAATTGTCCGGATACTCCTTTTCCCACCACGGATAATCGACGCGGTAATCGTGCAGCTCGATGCCGTGGGTTTGCCGAAAATAGCTCATCACCAGGCCCCAGCAATCGTAGTGGCCCAGCACGAATGGTCGCTCGAGGAGCGGCAACTCACCACGCGGGTGGATGGTACGGAGATCGCCTTCTGGCCAGCTGATAATATGCCAGGGGAGAAGGGTCGCGTCGCATTGCGCTTTATCCAGTTCGCTCGGCTGGGTGGTGGCATCAGGATGGCTGTGAACAATACCGGTGATCGTTCCCCATTCTTCAACCTCCGCATAATCCTCCGGCGCCAGCACAAAATTATCTTTCGACTCTGTGGCCAGGTTCCGGCAGGGGAAATAACGCTCCGCTCGGCCCCTCTGGGCGACGAGGCCGCAGGCCTCGCGCGGATATTCTGCGGCCGCATGTTCCTGGATGGCCTTAATCGTTTTCTGACGCATATCAGCTCCTGATTAATGAAGTGCCGGGGAACCCGCCAAACGGCAGTTCGCTATTCTCACCATGACGTAATTTGCAGGCCGTGAGCGTTCCGTTGCAGACATCCTGCGACGGGTCATCAACTGGCTGATTGTCCCTGTCAAAATACCGGGTGCCGGCATAGTCGCACCCGTTACCGCTGCGGTATTGATTGCGGATACACCAGGTGCAAATCGCATGCAGCTGGCGAGTGGGGATCATCATCCCCTGCAGGGCAAACGGGCTGGAGAGAGTAAATTCCACCTTCTCATCGTCTTCATAATGCTTTACGTCGATGAAGAAAAGGCGCCGTTTCTCCTGCGTCGGATCAGCTGAGGCATTCCCTTCCGGAAAGTTCTTCGCATCGAGATACTGTTTTTGCGTGTCGTGGATGACAACCCGCGCCAGAGCCAGATCGTCGTAATGAAGACAGAGCGCGGATATCTTTCCGTCGATATTCCCTACCCGCAGCGTTGGCTGCGCGTCGCTGCCAGTGGTGGATGACTCGATCCCTTCGATTTCACATGGCCAAGCTTTATACTCCCGCCCCTGCCACCAGATGCTTTTCGCCGGCAGCTTATCCAGGTCGCCGCCAGCGGCGAGGATTTCGGCTGCAGTATGGGGAACGTTATAGCCGTGGAAATACAAAACCTCATCCAGGCCAAACGCCTGGCCATCGATCTCCAGGAGACGCACCTCATCGCCTGGCTCTAACTTCTGATAATTCGCGTTAAGGCTCATGGTTTAAATGCCTGAATAAAAGTGGCTGAAAGTGAGTAATTTCCGCCGCCCAGCGGCACCGGTTTATATTGTTCGCAGCGGAAAAGCCCCACCTCTTCCAGAGGCGGGGTCCACTGAAACGCGCGGGTGCCGGCATGACGGTCGAAGAACTGCTTAATCGGACGGATATAGTCCTCCGTACCGACAAAACTCAGCTCCCAATCCTGTGATCGGGTGTTAATACCATCGCCGGATACCTGCGTATACCCGTCACCGAACTGCGCCTTCCGGACACGAAAGTTAACGGTCTGCTGGGGATTAACCCGCGGACTCCAGGTGAATATCTCAATAGCCATTAGCGTTGCCCTTTAACTGCATTCCAGACCATCCCGCCAGGGCGCATATCCTGCGCCATCAGCTCCCTGTATTTTTTCTCCACAAACGAGCCGATCTGCTGGCCAAACTGCTCAAAACCAGACGGCGCCTGCGTTGAGGTGTTTCCGCCTTCAATCGTGATATAGACTTTTGGCCCTTCCGACGCGCCGGCGTTCTGACCACCACCGACAGCGCGTACACCCAGCGAACCATCGCCGGCACGCGTCAGTGGCATGATGGCCTCCGGCCCGGCCTCGCCAAATACGCCGGCCCCTTTTGCGAAAGCGAAGAACTGCGGAGAGTCGTAGACCTGGTTGCTGTATGCGCTCAGCGACGGCGAGTCGTAAACGCCGCC
This window encodes:
- a CDS encoding phage tail protein, whose amino-acid sequence is MAIEIFTWSPRVNPQQTVNFRVRKAQFGDGYTQVSGDGINTRSQDWELSFVGTEDYIRPIKQFFDRHAGTRAFQWTPPLEEVGLFRCEQYKPVPLGGGNYSLSATFIQAFKP
- a CDS encoding phage minor tail protein L; the encoded protein is MSLNANYQKLEPGDEVRLLEIDGQAFGLDEVLYFHGYNVPHTAAEILAAGGDLDKLPAKSIWWQGREYKAWPCEIEGIESSTTGSDAQPTLRVGNIDGKISALCLHYDDLALARVVIHDTQKQYLDAKNFPEGNASADPTQEKRRLFFIDVKHYEDDEKVEFTLSSPFALQGMMIPTRQLHAICTWCIRNQYRSGNGCDYAGTRYFDRDNQPVDDPSQDVCNGTLTACKLRHGENSELPFGGFPGTSLIRS